Sequence from the Streptomyces peucetius genome:
GGAAGGGGCGGGGGAGGGGGGCTACGCCGGCGCGCCCGACGTGAAGCGTCGCAGCAGCGGCGAAAGCACCAGCACCGACTTCGTCCGCTCCACGAACGGCTCGCCCGCGATGCGCTCGAGCACCCGCTCGAAGTGCCGCATGTCCGACGCGAAGACCTGGACGATCGCGTCCGCCTCACCGGTCACGGTGGACGCGGACGCGATCTCCGGGTAGCGCTTCAGACCGCGCTCGATCGCCTCCGGCGATGTGTTGCGGCTGCAGTAGATCTCGATGAACCCCTCGGTCGCCCAGCCGAGCGCCTTGGGGTCGACCCGTACGGTGAAGCCCGTGATGGCGCCTTCCGCCCGCAGCCGGTCCACCCTCCGCTTCACCGCCGGGGCGGACAGCCCCACCATCGAGCCGATGTCGGCGTAGGAACGGCGGGCATCCTCCGCCAGGGCGTGGACGATGCGCTCGTCGAGGTCGTTCAGCAACTTTCACACCATGCTCGGTCCGGCCCGGGGAGCGACGGCTCCCCGGTCAGGACAGTATCCATCAGGGACACGGAGGGACGTTCTCCCCGTGTCACCGCAGGGCGGACCTGCGCATGCCGTAGGCGAAGTAGAGCGCGAGGCCCACCGCCATCCACACGCCGAACACGATCCAGGTGACGGTGTCGAGGCTGAACATCATCCACACGCAGAACCCGAAGCCGATCACCGGGAACAGCGGCGACAGCGGCACCCGGAAGGTCCGCTTCATCTCGGGCCGGGTCCGGCGCAGCACGACGACGGCCACGTTGACCAGGGCGAACGCGAACAGAGTGCCGATGCTGGTGGCGTCGGCCAGCTGGCCGAGGGGGACCGCT
This genomic interval carries:
- a CDS encoding Lrp/AsnC family transcriptional regulator gives rise to the protein MLNDLDERIVHALAEDARRSYADIGSMVGLSAPAVKRRVDRLRAEGAITGFTVRVDPKALGWATEGFIEIYCSRNTSPEAIERGLKRYPEIASASTVTGEADAIVQVFASDMRHFERVLERIAGEPFVERTKSVLVLSPLLRRFTSGAPA